The following proteins come from a genomic window of Denitromonas sp.:
- a CDS encoding ShlB/FhaC/HecB family hemolysin secretion/activation protein — MLLGLIPSVVSAALEPADRLLDEQRQRQRTQQLEAPGLPTGPSAPVPLTTQASEIDEPGPVLNPATVRIDAHALLSPVQVAAITAPFERVPLGQRRIALLIRQLDAQLVEAGWVTSRARLVGIDWRRGEVAIELVPGRIEAIHAPAADADALARVLPVAEGDVLALEALEQGVQQINRLRMYQAQVQIQPGDAVGSSVLDIQLKAGRPWRASIGADNQGQRSTGSGRLRLQGHLENTLGLFDDIQLAVVGSERSNTVFASIAVPQGFNTWSATVSGSESAPGLLGLDYTSRALSIALGWNRVLSLSKEGRDALDLTLTRSRAARTLASNASGHRTQRRGAPELEPAPPRRGLSVLRRTRPVLWPADPWRP; from the coding sequence TTGCTGCTCGGGTTGATCCCGAGCGTGGTCAGCGCCGCACTGGAGCCTGCAGACCGTTTGCTTGACGAACAACGTCAGCGCCAGCGAACGCAACAGCTCGAAGCTCCGGGACTTCCTACCGGGCCGAGCGCTCCGGTACCGCTGACAACGCAAGCATCGGAAATCGATGAGCCAGGGCCGGTATTGAATCCGGCCACCGTACGCATTGACGCGCACGCACTTCTGAGTCCCGTTCAAGTAGCCGCCATCACTGCGCCGTTCGAGCGGGTACCGCTGGGTCAGCGGCGTATCGCTTTGCTTATTCGCCAGCTTGACGCCCAGCTCGTCGAAGCTGGCTGGGTGACCAGTCGGGCGCGGCTGGTCGGTATCGATTGGCGTCGCGGTGAAGTGGCCATCGAGTTGGTGCCGGGGCGTATCGAAGCCATCCATGCGCCAGCGGCTGACGCCGATGCGCTTGCCCGCGTCCTGCCGGTCGCTGAAGGTGATGTGCTGGCACTGGAGGCGCTGGAGCAGGGCGTGCAACAGATCAATCGGCTGCGCATGTATCAGGCGCAGGTGCAGATCCAGCCCGGCGACGCCGTCGGCAGCAGCGTGCTGGACATCCAGCTCAAAGCCGGCCGCCCCTGGCGCGCATCAATCGGAGCCGACAATCAGGGCCAGCGCAGCACCGGCTCTGGCCGCTTGCGGCTGCAAGGCCATCTGGAGAACACGCTCGGTCTGTTTGACGACATTCAACTGGCGGTTGTGGGCTCTGAGCGCAGCAATACCGTGTTTGCGTCCATTGCCGTACCACAAGGCTTCAATACCTGGTCCGCGACGGTGTCAGGTTCAGAGTCGGCTCCCGGCTTGCTGGGCCTCGACTACACCAGTCGTGCGCTGAGCATCGCGCTGGGCTGGAACCGGGTGCTGTCATTGAGCAAGGAGGGGCGCGATGCGCTGGACCTCACCCTGACCCGCTCTCGCGCTGCGCGCACCTTGGCGTCGAACGCATCTGGACACCGAACGCAGCGCCGTGGCGCGCCTGAGCTGGAGCCGGCTCCGCCAAGGCGTGGGTTATCAGTACTACGTCGAACCAGGCCTGTCCTTTGGCCTGCCGATCCTTGGCGCCCCTGA
- a CDS encoding tyrosine-type recombinase/integrase, with product MEAAQHRDAWNKGKLIGQKPPLKPKDVWGIRFHLQQAHRTRDLALFNLAIDSKLRGCDLVSLRVRDVTHGGQILPRAMIVQRKTRRPVQFELTEPTRLAVAAWIEKAGLRSDDYLFPSRLNNSPHLSTRQYARIVDQWVAVIGLDPTRYGTHSMRRTKATLIYKRTKNLRAVQLLLGHTKLESTVRYLGIEVDDALEISEQTEI from the coding sequence ATGGAAGCCGCCCAACATCGGGACGCCTGGAACAAGGGCAAGCTCATCGGCCAGAAGCCGCCACTGAAACCGAAGGACGTTTGGGGCATTCGCTTTCATCTTCAACAAGCGCATCGAACCCGTGATCTGGCGCTGTTCAATCTAGCAATTGATAGCAAGCTGCGGGGGTGCGATCTCGTCAGCCTTCGTGTTCGTGACGTTACGCACGGCGGACAGATTCTGCCCCGAGCAATGATTGTTCAGCGAAAGACCCGACGCCCTGTTCAGTTCGAACTCACTGAGCCCACTCGGCTCGCTGTTGCTGCATGGATTGAGAAAGCCGGCCTGCGCTCTGACGACTACTTGTTCCCCAGCCGTCTAAATAACTCACCCCATCTATCAACACGTCAGTACGCGAGGATTGTTGATCAATGGGTGGCCGTGATCGGCCTCGACCCGACGCGCTATGGGACGCATTCGATGCGCCGAACGAAAGCGACCTTGATTTACAAACGGACGAAGAATCTCCGGGCTGTCCAGTTGTTGCTTGGCCATACAAAGCTCGAGAGCACGGTTCGGTATCTGGGCATTGAAGTCGATGACGCATTGGAAATCTCGGAGCAGACAGAAATCTAA
- a CDS encoding LysR family transcriptional regulator yields MRTNELLPLLSDLAALVTVTEAGSFSAAARAQGTTPSAVSRQIARLEAALGLTVLERSTRRLHLTAGGQEVLRHARSMLDAAHAACDGAASHASNVEGRVRIAAPKAALCQLIHPQLPALLDAYPRLDLELMMSDQAVDLIAQGVDIALQFGDPPPGFVARPFMEVRTLLYASPAYLAREGTPQQPADLARHSCLHLAELPGDDEWCLVRGAERSVVHVRGRYASNHSEMRRDAAQAGYGIACLPDFTTRQQLASGTLVPVLPGWQLLGRYQGSNWLIYHADRYRAPRVRVVVDFMLGIADGVGKGEGGATAGR; encoded by the coding sequence GTGAGAACAAATGAGCTCCTCCCCCTGCTGTCCGACCTCGCCGCGCTGGTAACCGTGACCGAAGCCGGCTCGTTCAGCGCCGCCGCCCGCGCGCAGGGCACCACCCCGTCGGCCGTCAGCCGGCAGATTGCCCGACTCGAAGCCGCGCTCGGCCTCACCGTGCTCGAACGCAGCACCCGCCGCCTGCACCTCACCGCCGGCGGGCAAGAAGTGCTGCGCCACGCCCGCAGCATGCTCGACGCGGCCCACGCCGCCTGCGACGGCGCCGCCAGCCACGCCAGCAATGTGGAAGGCCGGGTGCGCATCGCCGCCCCCAAGGCCGCGCTGTGCCAGCTCATCCACCCCCAACTACCGGCCCTGCTTGATGCCTACCCCCGGCTCGACCTCGAACTGATGATGAGCGACCAGGCCGTGGACCTCATCGCCCAAGGCGTCGACATCGCCCTGCAATTCGGCGACCCGCCGCCGGGCTTCGTCGCCCGCCCCTTCATGGAAGTGCGCACACTGCTCTACGCCAGCCCCGCCTACCTCGCGCGCGAAGGCACGCCCCAGCAACCCGCCGACCTCGCCCGGCACAGCTGCCTGCACCTGGCCGAACTACCCGGCGACGACGAATGGTGCCTGGTGCGCGGCGCCGAGCGCAGCGTGGTGCACGTGCGCGGTCGCTACGCCAGCAACCACAGCGAAATGCGCCGCGACGCCGCCCAAGCCGGCTACGGCATCGCCTGCCTGCCCGACTTCACCACCCGCCAGCAACTGGCCAGCGGCACGCTGGTCCCCGTGCTACCCGGCTGGCAACTGCTCGGCCGCTATCAGGGCAGCAACTGGCTCATCTACCACGCCGACCGCTACCGTGCGCCACGGGTGCGGGTGGTTGTGGATTTCATGTTGGGGATTGCGGATGGGGTGGGGAAGGGGGAGGGCGGTGCAACGGCGGGTCGCTGA
- a CDS encoding DMT family transporter produces MIRLPSATALPQLPPAVLLLLTAAIWGSSYSVVKTALAWYPVAGVIAIRFLLTALVLAPYWLRLPAAQRRQTLALAVPTSLGLLAIFFAETAGVAHTSAGNAAFLISLCLLLTLPVEWAWFGRRPAARLWLAAGVSLLGTWLLTDVAAGGLNGGDALMLLAALLRAFQGCLTTRLLRGKSVDHLGLTAAQGLMVGGGALAVLVFTGGVPALPTVGAFWAALMYLTLACTLFAFWAMNRALAQSSPTQVALLLGSEPLWGALFAVLWLGEPLGASGWLGGVMIAGAALWVSVPAGHGGPGGAALARATLGLRRWASIVRAPGRRRARNEV; encoded by the coding sequence ATGATCCGCCTGCCCTCCGCCACTGCCCTGCCCCAGCTGCCACCCGCCGTCTTGCTGCTGCTCACCGCCGCCATCTGGGGCAGCAGCTACAGCGTGGTGAAGACCGCGCTTGCGTGGTATCCGGTAGCGGGGGTGATCGCCATCCGTTTTCTGCTCACCGCGCTGGTGCTGGCGCCGTACTGGTTGCGCCTGCCGGCGGCGCAGCGGCGGCAGACGCTGGCGTTGGCGGTGCCGACCAGCCTCGGGCTGTTGGCCATTTTCTTTGCCGAGACGGCAGGCGTGGCGCACACGAGTGCGGGCAATGCGGCGTTTTTGATCAGCCTGTGCCTGCTGCTGACGCTGCCGGTGGAGTGGGCATGGTTTGGCCGCCGCCCGGCCGCGCGGCTGTGGCTGGCAGCGGGTGTCTCGCTGCTGGGCACCTGGCTGCTCACCGACGTGGCAGCCGGTGGGCTCAATGGCGGCGACGCCCTCATGCTGCTGGCGGCGCTGCTGCGCGCATTTCAGGGCTGCCTGACCACTCGCCTGCTGCGCGGCAAGTCGGTGGACCACCTGGGGCTCACGGCAGCGCAGGGTTTGATGGTGGGCGGCGGTGCGCTGGCGGTGCTGGTATTCACCGGCGGCGTGCCGGCGCTGCCCACGGTCGGCGCGTTCTGGGCGGCACTGATGTACCTCACGCTGGCGTGCACGCTGTTTGCGTTCTGGGCCATGAACCGCGCGCTGGCGCAAAGCAGCCCGACCCAGGTGGCGCTACTGCTGGGCAGCGAGCCGCTGTGGGGGGCGCTGTTTGCCGTGCTCTGGCTCGGCGAACCGTTGGGTGCGAGCGGCTGGCTGGGTGGCGTGATGATTGCGGGGGCGGCGCTTTGGGTGTCGGTGCCCGCTGGCCACGGCGGCCCCGGGGGCGCTGCGCTTGCCCGGGCTACGTTGGGCTTGAGGCGTTGGGCGAGCATCGTCCGAGCGCCGGGGCGACGTCGGGCGCGAAACGAGGTGTAG
- a CDS encoding formylglycine-generating enzyme family protein: MNGSTMTHWITAMACIALAGCASTPTATTNSLGMQMVLLPAGEFTMGNAASIETMSALYPAYEPRRLADLADETPAHRVRITRPFYMAKHEVTVGQFRQFVEASGHVPESIADGTGGYGYNAAYDPATAKRGDAFEGRHPRYSWQNPGFAQSDAHPVVNVTWHDAVALARWLSATEGRRYRLPTEAEWEYACRAGTTTQYHSGDAPASLSAVANVFDTDAAANWPDWQAFALPTADGFAFTAPVGQFAPNAFGLHDMHGNVWEWTADWHGAAYYANSPQDDPQGPDAGRVKVRRGGSWHTWPLYARCAYRNWNTQVTRYTLVGIRLVMEAD; encoded by the coding sequence ATGAACGGCAGCACCATGACACACTGGATCACCGCGATGGCCTGCATCGCTCTGGCCGGCTGCGCGAGCACGCCCACGGCAACCACCAACAGCCTTGGGATGCAGATGGTGCTGCTGCCGGCGGGCGAATTCACCATGGGCAATGCGGCCTCCATCGAGACCATGAGCGCGCTCTACCCGGCCTATGAACCGCGCCGACTGGCAGACCTTGCCGACGAAACCCCGGCGCACCGGGTGCGCATCACGCGGCCGTTCTACATGGCGAAACACGAGGTGACGGTCGGCCAGTTCCGCCAGTTCGTCGAGGCCTCGGGCCATGTGCCCGAGTCGATCGCCGACGGCACCGGCGGCTATGGCTACAACGCCGCCTATGATCCCGCCACCGCCAAGCGGGGGGACGCTTTCGAGGGCCGGCACCCGCGCTACTCGTGGCAGAACCCGGGTTTTGCGCAGAGCGATGCTCACCCGGTGGTGAATGTGACCTGGCACGACGCCGTGGCACTGGCCCGCTGGCTGAGTGCCACCGAGGGGCGCCGCTACCGCCTGCCGACGGAGGCGGAATGGGAATATGCCTGCCGTGCCGGCACGACCACGCAGTACCACAGTGGTGATGCGCCGGCCTCGCTGAGCGCGGTGGCCAATGTGTTTGACACCGACGCGGCGGCAAACTGGCCCGACTGGCAAGCCTTCGCGCTGCCGACCGCCGACGGGTTTGCGTTTACCGCGCCGGTTGGCCAATTTGCCCCGAACGCCTTTGGCCTGCATGACATGCACGGCAACGTGTGGGAATGGACGGCCGACTGGCATGGCGCCGCCTACTATGCCAACTCGCCGCAGGATGATCCGCAGGGGCCGGACGCGGGCCGGGTGAAGGTACGCCGGGGCGGGTCGTGGCACACCTGGCCGCTGTACGCGCGCTGCGCCTATCGCAACTGGAACACGCAGGTGACGCGCTACACGCTGGTGGGCATCCGCCTGGTCATGGAAGCGGATTGA
- a CDS encoding NUDIX hydrolase, with protein MLIQNQDSLTETQLDSERVFDGMLLKVERDHVRLPDGKTAVREYIRHPGAVVIIAVLPDGRLILERQFRYPLRRSFIELPAGKIDPGEAIEACARRELREEVGYEAARWTHLGTLHPCIGYSDERIEVFLAEDLTHVGHQWDEGEFLEVLSLSPAELDAAVASGDVTDGKTLSALYIARARGI; from the coding sequence ATGCTCATACAGAATCAGGACAGCCTGACCGAAACCCAGCTCGACTCCGAGCGTGTGTTCGACGGCATGCTGCTCAAGGTCGAACGTGACCATGTGCGCCTGCCCGACGGCAAGACCGCGGTGCGCGAATACATCCGCCACCCCGGCGCCGTGGTGATCATCGCCGTACTGCCCGATGGGCGCCTGATCCTGGAGCGCCAGTTCCGCTACCCGCTGCGCCGCAGCTTTATCGAACTGCCCGCCGGCAAGATCGATCCGGGCGAAGCCATCGAGGCCTGCGCCCGCCGCGAACTGCGCGAAGAGGTGGGGTACGAAGCCGCGCGCTGGACGCATCTGGGCACGCTGCACCCCTGCATCGGCTACTCCGACGAGCGGATCGAGGTTTTCCTGGCGGAGGATCTCACCCATGTCGGCCACCAGTGGGACGAAGGCGAGTTCCTCGAGGTCCTTTCGCTCAGCCCCGCCGAGCTGGACGCGGCCGTGGCCAGCGGCGACGTCACCGACGGCAAAACCTTGTCAGCCTTGTACATCGCCCGCGCGCGCGGCATCTAG
- the nuoN gene encoding NADH-quinone oxidoreductase subunit NuoN, producing the protein MNFVVPDFAPAATELFVAGMSLVILLLTVFMRESARNIGYVLTQLTLIVAALLTIFTMDGQVRITLSDMYVDDLMGDVLKILICFSVITALIYGRGYAADRGFDRPEYHLLALFSTLGMMVMVTANHFLSLYIGLEMLSLSLYGLVAFDRDSARSTEAAMKYFILGALASGLLLYGMSMVYGATGNLSLSGVAQAIYNQAAVYDGVSSKTVLMFGLVFIVAGLAFKLGVVPFHMWVPDVYHGAPTSVTLMIGTAPKLAAFAMAMRLLVGGLFDLAEHWQTMLMLMAVGSLVLGNIAAIAQTNLKRMLAYSGISHMGFLLLGLLSGVVEGDRFNALNAYTSSMFYAIAYVVMSLASFGIIILLSRSGFEAENIDDLKGLNKRSSWFAAMMMIIMFSMAGIPFFIGFFAKLSVLQSLVAADMVWLAVLAVMMSLVGAFYYLRVVKVMYFDEPVDTAPIHAASDIRVLLSANCLAIAFLGLLPQQLIDLCQLALVASFQG; encoded by the coding sequence ATGAACTTTGTAGTCCCTGACTTCGCCCCTGCCGCCACGGAACTGTTCGTGGCCGGCATGTCGCTGGTGATCTTGCTGCTGACCGTGTTCATGCGCGAGTCCGCGCGCAACATCGGTTATGTGCTGACGCAACTGACCCTGATCGTAGCCGCGCTACTGACCATCTTCACCATGGACGGGCAGGTGCGGATCACCCTCAGCGACATGTATGTCGATGACCTGATGGGCGATGTGCTCAAGATCCTGATCTGCTTCTCGGTGATCACCGCCCTGATCTATGGCCGCGGCTATGCCGCCGACCGCGGTTTCGACCGTCCGGAATACCACCTGCTGGCGCTGTTCTCGACGCTGGGCATGATGGTCATGGTCACCGCCAACCATTTCCTGTCGCTGTACATCGGCCTCGAAATGCTCTCGCTGTCGCTCTACGGCCTGGTGGCCTTCGACCGCGACTCCGCACGCTCGACCGAAGCGGCCATGAAGTACTTCATCCTCGGCGCGCTCGCTTCCGGCCTGCTGCTGTACGGCATGTCGATGGTGTATGGCGCCACCGGCAACCTGTCGCTGTCCGGCGTGGCCCAGGCCATCTACAACCAGGCTGCGGTGTACGACGGCGTCTCGAGCAAGACCGTGCTGATGTTCGGTCTGGTGTTCATCGTCGCCGGTCTGGCCTTCAAGCTCGGCGTGGTGCCCTTCCACATGTGGGTGCCCGACGTCTATCACGGCGCGCCGACCTCGGTCACCCTGATGATCGGTACCGCACCCAAGCTGGCCGCCTTCGCCATGGCCATGCGCCTGCTGGTGGGGGGGCTGTTCGACCTGGCCGAGCACTGGCAGACCATGCTCATGCTGATGGCCGTCGGCTCACTGGTGCTCGGTAACATTGCCGCCATTGCGCAGACCAACCTCAAGCGCATGCTGGCCTACTCGGGTATTTCCCACATGGGCTTCCTGCTGCTGGGCCTGCTCTCCGGCGTGGTCGAGGGCGACCGCTTCAACGCGCTCAACGCCTACACCTCGAGCATGTTCTACGCGATCGCCTATGTGGTGATGAGCCTGGCCTCCTTCGGCATCATCATCCTGCTGTCGCGCTCGGGCTTTGAAGCCGAGAACATCGACGACCTCAAGGGCCTGAACAAGCGCAGCTCGTGGTTTGCCGCGATGATGATGATCATCATGTTCTCCATGGCCGGCATCCCGTTCTTCATCGGTTTCTTCGCCAAGCTGTCGGTGCTCCAGTCGCTGGTCGCGGCCGACATGGTGTGGCTGGCCGTGCTGGCCGTGATGATGTCGCTGGTCGGTGCCTTCTACTATCTGCGCGTGGTCAAGGTCATGTATTTCGACGAGCCCGTCGATACCGCCCCGATCCATGCCGCGTCCGACATCCGCGTGCTGCTCTCGGCCAACTGCCTGGCGATCGCCTTCCTCGGCCTGCTGCCGCAGCAACTGATCGATCTGTGCCAGCTGGCACTGGTGGCAAGCTTCCAGGGCTGA
- a CDS encoding NADH-quinone oxidoreductase subunit M: MTGMPLLSLAIWVPIVGGLLVLATGSDRNAPMARSMALLTSVIGFLVTIPLYTGFDNGTSAMQFVELARWIPAFNVHYYLGVDGLSVLFVLLNSFVTILVVVAGWEVIKTKVAQYMAAFLIMSGLLNGIFSSLDGLLFYVFFEASLIPLYLIIGVWGGANRVYAAFKFFLYTLAGSLLMLVALIYLFMQSGSFSILDWHELPIAMGAQNLLFWAFLIAFAVKVPMWPVHTWLPDAHVEAPTGGSVVLAAIALKLGAYGFLRFTLPIVPDASQAMAPMMIVLSLIAVVYIGFVALVQADMKKLVAYSSIAHMGFVTLGFFIFNPLGVEGALVQMISHGFVSGAMFLCIGVLYDRMHSRQIADYGGVVNTMPKFAAFFMLFAMANAGLPGTSGFVGEFMVALGAVQYNFWVAFAAATTLILGAAYTLWMYKRVVFGAIANDKVAKLEDINSREFAFLAVLAACTLIMGIYPLPVTEVMHASVNELLQHVATSKL, translated from the coding sequence ATGACGGGTATGCCTCTTCTCAGTCTCGCGATCTGGGTGCCGATCGTCGGCGGCCTGCTGGTGCTTGCCACAGGTTCCGACCGGAATGCGCCCATGGCGCGATCGATGGCCTTGCTCACTTCGGTGATCGGCTTCCTCGTGACGATTCCGCTCTACACCGGCTTCGACAACGGCACAAGCGCCATGCAGTTCGTGGAGTTGGCGCGCTGGATCCCGGCCTTCAACGTCCATTACTACCTCGGCGTCGATGGCCTGTCGGTGCTGTTCGTGCTGCTCAACAGCTTCGTCACCATCCTCGTGGTGGTGGCCGGCTGGGAAGTGATCAAGACCAAGGTGGCCCAGTACATGGCCGCCTTCCTGATCATGTCGGGCCTGCTCAACGGCATCTTCTCGTCGCTCGACGGGCTGCTGTTCTACGTGTTCTTCGAAGCCTCGCTGATTCCGCTGTACCTGATCATCGGGGTGTGGGGCGGTGCGAACCGGGTGTATGCCGCGTTCAAGTTCTTCCTCTACACGCTGGCCGGCTCGCTGCTGATGCTGGTCGCCCTGATCTACCTGTTCATGCAAAGCGGCAGCTTCAGCATCCTCGACTGGCACGAGCTGCCGATCGCCATGGGTGCGCAGAACCTGCTCTTCTGGGCCTTCCTGATCGCCTTTGCCGTCAAGGTGCCGATGTGGCCGGTGCATACCTGGCTGCCCGACGCCCACGTCGAAGCGCCCACCGGCGGCTCGGTGGTGCTGGCCGCCATCGCGCTCAAGCTCGGTGCCTACGGTTTCCTGCGTTTCACGCTGCCGATCGTGCCCGACGCCTCGCAGGCCATGGCACCGATGATGATCGTGCTGTCGCTGATCGCGGTGGTGTACATCGGCTTCGTGGCGCTGGTGCAGGCCGACATGAAGAAGCTGGTGGCGTACTCGTCGATCGCCCACATGGGTTTCGTCACCCTGGGTTTCTTCATCTTCAACCCGCTGGGCGTTGAAGGCGCGCTGGTGCAGATGATCTCGCACGGCTTCGTGTCGGGCGCCATGTTCCTGTGCATCGGGGTGCTCTACGACCGCATGCACTCGCGCCAGATCGCCGACTACGGTGGCGTGGTCAACACCATGCCCAAGTTCGCCGCCTTCTTCATGCTCTTCGCCATGGCCAACGCCGGCCTGCCGGGTACCAGCGGTTTCGTGGGTGAATTCATGGTCGCCCTGGGCGCGGTGCAGTACAACTTCTGGGTTGCCTTTGCCGCGGCCACCACGCTGATTCTCGGCGCCGCCTACACGCTGTGGATGTACAAGCGCGTGGTGTTCGGTGCCATCGCCAACGACAAGGTCGCCAAGCTGGAAGACATCAACAGCCGCGAATTCGCCTTCCTTGCCGTGCTGGCCGCCTGCACCCTGATCATGGGTATCTATCCGCTGCCGGTGACCGAAGTGATGCACGCCTCGGTGAACGAGCTTTTGCAGCACGTCGCAACAAGCAAGCTCTGA
- the nuoL gene encoding NADH-quinone oxidoreductase subunit L, whose amino-acid sequence MSEMQNLYLVVPLAPLAGAILAGLFGKAIGRTGAHVATILGVAVALFASILIYQDVQAGNTFNGTVYTWATSGNLSFEVGFLIDELTVMMMLVVTFVSLMVHLYTIGYMHEDPGYQRFFSYISLFTFSMLMLVMSNNFLQLFFGWEAVGLVSYLLIGFWYTRPTAIFANMKAFLVNRVGDFGFLLGIGLVAAHTGSLNYAEVFAQADALSAKTIELFPGAPWLLISVICICLFIGAMGKSAQVPLHVWLPDSMEGPTPISALIHAATMVTAGIFMVARMSPLFELSETALSFVIVIGATTALFMGFLGIVQNDIKRVVAYSTLSQLGYMTVALGVSAYSAAVFHLMTHAFFKALLFLGAGSVIIGMHHDQDMRNMGGLWKYMPITWFTSLVGSLALIGFPFLSGFFSKDSIIEAVHFSTIPGAGYAYFCVIAGVFITAFYSFRMYFLVFHGKERFGQAHHDHHGDHDDEEPSDDHHHGLAPGQKPHESPWVVTVPLILLAIPSVLIGFLTIEPMLFGDWFKRAIHVAASHDTIGQFAEHFHGAAAMAMHGFTTLPFFLAMAGVVLAWFFYLVKPEIPAAIMRTFKPLHTLLDNKYYFDKFNEVVFAGGSRLLGQGLWKGGDQGVIDGLIINGTARTVSLVAQVSRLWQSGHIYLYAFSMIIGLCILLSLWFSVV is encoded by the coding sequence ATGTCCGAAATGCAAAATCTCTACTTGGTCGTACCGCTGGCACCGCTGGCGGGGGCGATCCTCGCTGGCCTGTTTGGCAAGGCGATCGGTCGTACCGGCGCACATGTCGCCACGATCCTCGGTGTTGCGGTGGCCTTGTTCGCATCGATCCTGATCTACCAGGACGTGCAGGCCGGCAACACCTTCAACGGCACGGTCTATACCTGGGCGACCAGTGGCAACCTGAGCTTCGAGGTTGGCTTCCTGATCGACGAACTGACCGTGATGATGATGCTCGTTGTCACCTTCGTGTCGCTGATGGTGCACCTCTACACCATCGGCTACATGCACGAAGACCCGGGCTACCAGCGCTTCTTCAGCTACATCTCGCTGTTCACCTTCTCCATGCTGATGCTGGTGATGTCGAACAACTTCCTGCAGCTGTTCTTCGGCTGGGAAGCGGTCGGCCTGGTGTCCTACCTGCTGATCGGCTTCTGGTACACCCGCCCGACGGCGATCTTCGCCAACATGAAGGCCTTCCTGGTCAACCGCGTGGGTGACTTCGGCTTCCTGCTCGGCATCGGCCTGGTGGCCGCCCACACCGGCAGCCTCAACTACGCCGAAGTGTTCGCCCAGGCCGACGCGCTGTCCGCCAAGACCATCGAGCTCTTCCCCGGCGCGCCGTGGCTGCTGATCAGCGTGATCTGTATCTGCCTGTTCATCGGCGCGATGGGCAAGTCGGCACAGGTGCCGCTGCATGTCTGGCTGCCGGACTCCATGGAAGGCCCGACTCCGATCTCCGCGCTGATCCACGCCGCCACCATGGTGACGGCCGGCATCTTCATGGTCGCGCGCATGTCGCCGCTGTTCGAGCTGTCCGAGACCGCGCTGTCCTTCGTCATCGTGATCGGTGCGACCACCGCGCTGTTCATGGGCTTCCTCGGCATTGTCCAGAACGACATCAAGCGCGTCGTGGCCTACTCGACGCTCTCCCAGCTCGGCTACATGACCGTCGCGCTCGGCGTCTCGGCTTACTCTGCCGCGGTGTTCCACCTGATGACCCACGCCTTCTTCAAGGCGCTGCTGTTCCTCGGCGCCGGCTCGGTGATCATCGGCATGCACCACGACCAGGACATGCGCAACATGGGCGGCCTGTGGAAGTACATGCCCATCACCTGGTTCACTTCGCTGGTGGGTTCCCTGGCGCTGATCGGCTTCCCGTTCCTGTCGGGCTTCTTCTCCAAGGACTCGATCATCGAGGCAGTGCATTTCTCCACCATTCCCGGTGCCGGCTATGCCTACTTCTGCGTGATCGCCGGTGTCTTCATCACCGCCTTCTACTCCTTCCGGATGTACTTCCTGGTCTTCCACGGCAAGGAGCGCTTCGGCCAGGCCCATCATGATCATCATGGCGACCATGACGACGAGGAGCCCTCCGACGACCATCACCACGGCCTTGCGCCGGGGCAGAAGCCGCACGAGTCGCCGTGGGTGGTCACCGTGCCGCTGATCCTGCTGGCCATCCCGTCGGTGCTGATCGGTTTCCTCACCATCGAGCCGATGCTCTTCGGTGACTGGTTCAAGCGCGCCATCCATGTGGCGGCCTCGCACGACACCATCGGCCAGTTTGCCGAGCACTTCCATGGCGCTGCCGCGATGGCCATGCACGGCTTCACGACGCTGCCGTTCTTCCTGGCCATGGCCGGGGTGGTGCTGGCGTGGTTCTTCTACCTGGTCAAGCCGGAGATTCCGGCGGCGATCATGCGCACCTTCAAGCCGCTGCATACGCTGCTCGACAACAAGTATTACTTCGACAAGTTCAACGAGGTGGTCTTTGCCGGCGGCTCGCGCCTGCTGGGGCAGGGCCTTTGGAAAGGCGGCGACCAGGGCGTGATCGATGGCTTGATCATCAACGGCACGGCGCGCACGGTGAGCCTGGTGGCCCAGGTCAGCCGGCTGTGGCAGTCGGGTCACATCTACCTCTACGCCTTCTCGATGATCATCGGCCTGTGCATCTTGCTCTCGCTGTGGTTCAGCGTTGTTTGA
- the nuoK gene encoding NADH-quinone oxidoreductase subunit NuoK: protein MMLSLSHYLILGAVLFAISVVGIFLNRKNLIVLLMAIELMLLSVNLNFVAFSHYLGDLAGQIFVFFILTVAAAEAAIGLAILVVLFRNLRTIHVDDLDSLKG, encoded by the coding sequence TTGATGCTTTCGCTTTCCCACTACCTCATCCTGGGCGCGGTGCTGTTCGCGATCAGTGTGGTCGGCATCTTCCTCAACCGGAAGAACCTCATCGTCCTGCTGATGGCGATCGAGTTGATGCTGTTGTCGGTGAATCTGAATTTTGTCGCGTTCTCCCATTACCTGGGCGATCTCGCGGGCCAGATCTTCGTGTTCTTCATCCTCACCGTGGCCGCGGCGGAAGCCGCCATCGGCCTGGCGATCCTGGTGGTGCTGTTCCGCAATTTGCGCACCATCCATGTGGATGATCTGGATAGCCTCAAGGGTTAA